In Gemmatimonadaceae bacterium, the following are encoded in one genomic region:
- a CDS encoding DUF3047 domain-containing protein yields the protein MIFGAAAAIVAATLGVAGRRAWVDHKADTAPIAPHARQLLLAVDGLSWEAFTEARRRGMFRRFRYAGRSVAPYPSMSHPSWTEIIGTRRMFGARASLGVVAGTTGPVPAFVRGNEVLDVIGIPADSVLSRVAALAPHDPVALARGLLSGGHKVSTGREDDSYAVSFLRRARPMAVSMDYFDYDVMRRLLSAMSSERVGDASGRSVARARSAFRRADILGGVAGNVDTLVALMDSLDTKRADERVREAELRMRGIRELSPLADLRAQLGTGKPRGGDGSATRKLAMALWTLPYYLDDALAAPEEDSIPDTRDASFALEWHTKLRQEIASSPGALLEDSVTPRRLFGEVYAERKLRLAADPARMPLLYDPDLGDVTVVYVPGIYTELFDQEIWSRGLRAVRDRLGVRTLTIPVDGRCGARVNSAQIVTALREDTERRRLRGYTRPRYLILGYSKGGVDATEALLVAPHLARSQIAALVSIASPHGGTPVAERAGIPSGAMEWGVDAPRPAACDSTDAARTLWPSSRAAFWSEHAGETAGLTRYFSFSFETDMADAHPWMKLTKRAAEFQEPNDGVVALTSSRFPPRVHAIDLGTIHADHIAGRLASSFPQDAFLEAVVITVAELGALRPDVNARWLAAVAKSDAPRWKLLSRFSKPAEERVSPFSASLRPGGALPGGSSGWTPDRMFNSAHVERAGVNPVRQMSPLASPGGVVFRCDQRDMLEFRREYEFYYDSGNGGSEDDFGNGFSMIPSAGSATGRACRFATRQTAIKMTTVSFQFRPSDFPLLSIRLRVARNADGVDPGKTRRGKNDAAFKVWLLLQDTRPGADTGPVMFGYWWTARDASGVAPAGDSLVEALSSRRNVVVSTLPEAWLMGIGKPAERDRWQNVERDIAADIRRAYPRIPADALKVMGITLQSDSDESRGETEVFLESMSLRPRAQRGAGSEAAEHSLQHVQEGAEDGAGRSGKSG from the coding sequence GTGATATTTGGCGCAGCGGCCGCAATCGTGGCTGCTACGCTCGGCGTTGCCGGCCGGCGGGCATGGGTTGATCACAAGGCCGACACAGCGCCCATTGCACCGCACGCACGGCAGCTCCTTCTCGCCGTTGACGGGTTGAGCTGGGAAGCGTTCACGGAAGCACGCCGGCGGGGCATGTTCCGCCGCTTTCGCTACGCCGGACGCAGCGTGGCGCCCTACCCTTCGATGAGCCACCCGTCGTGGACGGAGATCATCGGAACCAGGCGGATGTTCGGCGCGCGCGCATCGCTGGGAGTAGTTGCCGGCACGACCGGGCCGGTGCCGGCATTCGTCCGCGGAAACGAGGTGCTCGACGTCATCGGAATCCCGGCGGATTCGGTTCTCTCGCGCGTCGCCGCCCTTGCTCCTCACGATCCAGTTGCTCTTGCCCGCGGCCTGCTGTCCGGCGGCCACAAGGTTTCGACGGGCCGGGAAGACGATTCGTACGCTGTGTCTTTCCTGCGGCGCGCGAGGCCCATGGCAGTCTCGATGGACTACTTTGACTACGACGTGATGCGGCGGCTCCTCAGCGCGATGTCGTCGGAGAGAGTCGGCGATGCGAGCGGTCGCTCGGTGGCACGCGCCCGGTCGGCGTTCAGGCGCGCAGACATTCTGGGCGGCGTGGCAGGAAACGTTGACACGCTTGTCGCGCTGATGGATTCGCTGGACACGAAGCGCGCCGACGAGCGTGTCAGGGAGGCGGAGTTGCGAATGCGCGGAATAAGAGAGCTCTCGCCTCTGGCGGACCTCCGCGCGCAGCTCGGCACCGGGAAACCGCGCGGGGGCGACGGATCTGCGACGCGCAAGCTCGCGATGGCGCTTTGGACCCTGCCCTACTATCTCGACGACGCTCTCGCTGCTCCCGAAGAAGACAGCATACCCGATACGCGAGATGCAAGCTTTGCGCTGGAATGGCACACGAAGCTTCGGCAGGAGATCGCATCCAGCCCGGGCGCGCTTCTCGAGGACAGTGTCACACCGCGCCGGCTGTTCGGTGAGGTCTACGCGGAACGCAAGCTCCGTCTCGCCGCCGACCCGGCGCGGATGCCGCTGCTCTACGACCCCGACCTTGGCGACGTCACTGTCGTGTACGTCCCCGGCATCTACACCGAGCTCTTCGATCAGGAGATCTGGTCGCGGGGACTGAGAGCCGTTCGCGATAGGCTTGGCGTCCGCACTCTAACCATTCCCGTTGACGGTCGCTGCGGCGCGCGCGTCAACTCGGCGCAGATCGTGACGGCGTTGCGAGAGGATACGGAGAGACGCCGCCTCCGGGGATACACGCGCCCCAGGTACCTCATTCTCGGATACTCGAAGGGTGGTGTTGACGCCACCGAAGCGCTCCTCGTCGCGCCGCACCTTGCGCGCTCGCAGATCGCGGCGCTGGTGTCCATCGCGTCTCCACACGGGGGGACGCCAGTGGCCGAGCGCGCCGGCATTCCTTCGGGCGCGATGGAGTGGGGCGTCGATGCTCCGCGTCCCGCGGCGTGCGACAGCACTGACGCCGCGAGAACCCTCTGGCCATCCAGTCGCGCCGCATTCTGGAGCGAGCACGCTGGTGAGACCGCCGGACTGACGCGCTACTTCTCGTTCTCGTTCGAGACCGACATGGCCGACGCGCACCCGTGGATGAAGCTCACGAAGCGCGCGGCTGAGTTTCAGGAGCCCAACGACGGAGTCGTCGCGCTCACGTCGTCGCGCTTTCCCCCGCGCGTTCATGCCATTGACCTCGGGACGATACACGCCGATCACATCGCAGGGCGGCTCGCATCGTCATTTCCGCAGGACGCCTTTCTCGAAGCTGTCGTGATCACCGTCGCCGAGCTGGGCGCTCTACGCCCGGATGTGAATGCGCGGTGGCTTGCGGCGGTGGCGAAGAGCGACGCCCCGCGGTGGAAATTGCTGAGTCGTTTCTCGAAACCCGCTGAAGAGCGCGTTTCGCCGTTTTCCGCGTCGCTGCGCCCCGGCGGTGCGCTCCCCGGGGGAAGCAGTGGCTGGACGCCGGACCGGATGTTCAATAGTGCTCACGTCGAGCGCGCTGGAGTCAATCCGGTCCGACAGATGTCGCCGCTGGCCAGCCCGGGCGGAGTTGTATTCCGGTGTGACCAACGCGACATGCTCGAGTTCAGGCGCGAGTACGAGTTCTACTACGACTCGGGCAACGGCGGCAGCGAGGACGATTTCGGAAACGGGTTCTCGATGATTCCTTCCGCCGGATCCGCGACCGGCCGCGCATGTCGCTTCGCCACGCGCCAGACGGCGATCAAGATGACGACCGTGTCGTTCCAGTTCCGCCCGTCAGATTTCCCGTTGCTGAGTATCCGGCTGCGCGTCGCGCGCAACGCGGATGGGGTGGATCCGGGAAAAACGCGCCGCGGAAAAAACGACGCAGCGTTCAAGGTGTGGCTGCTGCTCCAGGACACCCGGCCGGGAGCGGACACCGGGCCCGTGATGTTCGGCTACTGGTGGACGGCAAGGGACGCATCCGGAGTGGCGCCCGCGGGCGACTCGTTGGTCGAAGCGTTGTCGTCGAGAAGAAACGTCGTCGTCTCGACGCTCCCCGAAGCCTGGCTGATGGGCATCGGGAAGCCGGCCGAACGGGACCGATGGCAGAATGTCGAGAGAGACATCGCCGCGGACATACGACGGGCCTATCCGCGAATCCCCGCCGACGCCCTCAAGGTGATGGGCATCACCCTCCAGTCCGATTCTGACGAGTCGCGAGGCGAAACGGAAGTCTTCCTCGAGTCCATGAGCCTTCGGCCGCGTGCTCAGCGCGGTGCGGGGAGCGAAGCCGCTGAACATTCACTTCAACATGTACAAGAGGGCGCCGAAGACGGCGCTGGTCGGTCCGGGAAGTCAGGGTGA
- a CDS encoding lysylphosphatidylglycerol synthase transmembrane domain-containing protein: protein MSRNTSRVLRWGVSAVIVVFLILFARSIAWSQAWHSIRSASPPLLLGALTVNLLSLAAKGFRWWVFLRPAGSSSLSLAMRATVAGAGLNNVLVANGGDAARVVFVSRASGIPSERVLATLALERLFDPVGFVILIVVGTLVFDLPPSLEKWRYPAELLLAVIAVLLALLVFSSRRTGPVTDEGVVARDLGAGSRIKRYVSGFAASTRSLTSGGRFGAALVLSMLAWAGQLATFALAASAAHVSIPVAGSLATLLAINLGLVIRATPGNVGFFQFVYALTAEQFGVARTDAIAVSLLIQTLQIIPLTLVGVALAPEFIFRRSRG from the coding sequence ATGAGCCGCAACACATCGCGGGTTCTCCGCTGGGGAGTATCCGCGGTCATTGTGGTGTTCCTGATCCTGTTCGCCCGGTCCATTGCCTGGAGCCAGGCGTGGCATTCGATCCGGAGCGCGTCGCCGCCGCTTCTTCTGGGAGCGCTAACGGTCAACCTGCTCTCGCTGGCGGCGAAGGGCTTCAGGTGGTGGGTGTTCCTGAGGCCGGCGGGATCCTCCTCGCTGTCGCTGGCGATGCGCGCCACTGTGGCGGGAGCCGGCCTCAACAACGTGCTCGTGGCCAATGGTGGAGACGCTGCCCGGGTCGTCTTCGTCTCTCGCGCGAGCGGCATTCCAAGCGAGCGCGTTCTCGCGACGCTTGCCCTCGAACGCCTGTTCGATCCGGTCGGATTCGTGATCCTGATTGTCGTTGGGACACTCGTCTTCGATCTGCCGCCCTCGCTCGAGAAATGGAGATATCCGGCCGAGCTGCTCCTCGCCGTGATCGCTGTCCTGCTCGCACTCCTCGTCTTTTCATCGCGCCGCACCGGACCGGTTACGGACGAAGGCGTCGTTGCGCGTGACCTCGGCGCGGGATCGCGAATCAAGCGGTACGTGTCCGGCTTCGCCGCCAGCACGCGGTCGCTCACCTCCGGCGGCCGGTTTGGCGCAGCGCTCGTTCTTTCGATGCTTGCCTGGGCCGGACAGCTCGCAACCTTCGCTCTGGCCGCCTCGGCTGCTCACGTGTCAATCCCGGTTGCGGGCAGCCTCGCCACGCTGCTCGCCATCAACCTGGGTCTCGTCATCCGGGCGACGCCCGGAAATGTCGGGTTCTTTCAGTTCGTTTATGCGCTTACCGCGGAGCAGTTCGGGGTGGCGCGGACTGACGCCATTGCGGTTTCGCTGCTGATTCAAACGCTGCAGATAATCCCGTTGACGCTGGTAGGCGTCGCTCTCGCGCCCGAATTCATTTTCCGGCGCAGCCGCGGGTAA
- a CDS encoding polysaccharide deacetylase family protein, whose product MIGAAAAALSVLGAAAHGAFYRNSPVFGSVLGRLDTSEQVVALTFDDGPNPNATPAILDALAAKDVKATFFVLGRHAERWPEIVARATLKGHQIGNHGYFHRKLHFKSPFYIRQDIKLGKRAIERTGAHSPTIFRAPTIFRAPHGFRNPWVSPIARSLGESVVGWTLGVWDSDNPGVAEIVARTVEGARPGSIILLHDGDGYNPDGDRAQTAAAVPRIVDELRARGYSFVTLPS is encoded by the coding sequence ATGATCGGGGCTGCCGCAGCGGCCCTGTCGGTCCTCGGCGCCGCTGCTCACGGAGCGTTCTACCGTAACAGCCCCGTCTTCGGCAGCGTTCTCGGCAGGCTCGATACCAGCGAGCAGGTTGTCGCTCTGACGTTCGACGACGGCCCGAACCCCAACGCGACCCCGGCGATTCTCGATGCCCTGGCCGCGAAAGACGTGAAGGCGACGTTCTTCGTCCTCGGCCGACACGCCGAGCGGTGGCCGGAGATCGTCGCTCGCGCCACCCTGAAAGGGCACCAGATCGGCAATCACGGCTATTTCCACCGGAAGCTCCACTTCAAGTCGCCGTTCTACATCCGCCAGGACATCAAGCTCGGCAAGCGCGCGATCGAGCGCACCGGCGCCCACTCGCCGACAATTTTCAGGGCGCCGACAATTTTCAGGGCGCCGCATGGATTCAGGAATCCGTGGGTGTCCCCGATTGCGCGTTCGCTGGGAGAGAGCGTCGTCGGATGGACGCTCGGTGTCTGGGACAGCGACAATCCGGGAGTTGCCGAGATCGTCGCCCGGACCGTCGAGGGAGCGCGACCAGGCTCGATCATCCTGCTCCACGATGGAGACGGCTACAATCCCGACGGCGATCGCGCCCAGACGGCCGCCGCGGTCCCCCGCATCGTGGATGAGCTCCGTGCGCGCGGCTACAGTTTCGTGACGCTGCCATCCTGA
- a CDS encoding glycosyltransferase family 4 protein, producing MTTRTNVARAFDIAPVPPRLRLAETPGKRLRIALVTEYYYPHLGGVCEHVHYFAQEARKLGHHVDIITSNIAGATPRPHVIRLGRSQTIYANGSQARITLGWDIRREMRRTLARGDYDIVHVHSPLHPVLPLVALMEAQCPVVGTFHTYFDSSFGFAIARKPLQRWLDEMQAVIAVSRSTTIAMNRYFEANWTIIPNGIDLDVFNADVPRPAEIRDDVPTILFLGRFDPRNGLTTLIDSFKRIRGRNREAQLVVVGDGPLRNRYFRAAGNDPDISFVGAVLDGRPGYYAHSDIYACPTTKASFGITLLESMACETPIVCSDILGFRDVVKHEREALMTPSGDREALADAFVRLLDDESLRTRLATTGRERAELYSWTAVTAAVLDVYAAVLGRVPGDA from the coding sequence TTGACCACTAGAACCAATGTTGCCCGCGCGTTCGACATCGCTCCAGTGCCGCCCAGGCTTCGCCTGGCCGAGACGCCTGGCAAGCGCCTGCGGATCGCGCTCGTCACCGAGTATTACTATCCGCATCTTGGCGGCGTCTGCGAGCACGTCCATTATTTTGCGCAGGAAGCGCGCAAGCTCGGGCATCACGTGGACATCATCACGTCCAACATCGCCGGAGCCACTCCGCGTCCGCATGTGATCAGGCTCGGCCGCAGCCAGACCATCTACGCCAACGGCTCGCAGGCGCGGATCACGCTCGGTTGGGACATTCGAAGGGAGATGCGGAGGACCCTTGCGCGGGGCGACTATGACATCGTTCACGTGCACTCGCCGCTGCATCCGGTGCTGCCACTTGTCGCGCTCATGGAAGCGCAGTGCCCTGTCGTCGGCACTTTCCATACCTATTTCGACAGCTCTTTCGGCTTTGCGATAGCGCGGAAGCCGCTTCAGCGCTGGCTCGACGAAATGCAGGCCGTGATCGCCGTATCGCGCTCGACGACGATCGCCATGAACCGGTACTTCGAGGCCAACTGGACGATCATTCCCAATGGCATTGACCTCGATGTATTCAATGCCGACGTCCCGCGCCCGGCGGAGATCCGCGATGATGTCCCGACAATTCTCTTTCTCGGAAGGTTTGATCCGCGCAACGGGCTCACGACGCTGATTGACTCCTTCAAGCGCATTCGAGGCAGGAACCGCGAGGCTCAGCTGGTGGTGGTCGGCGACGGACCGTTGCGCAACCGCTATTTCCGAGCGGCGGGCAACGATCCCGACATCTCCTTCGTCGGCGCTGTTCTCGACGGGCGCCCTGGCTACTACGCGCACAGCGACATCTACGCGTGTCCCACGACGAAGGCATCGTTTGGAATCACGCTGCTCGAGTCAATGGCGTGCGAGACGCCGATTGTCTGCTCCGACATTCTCGGATTCCGTGACGTGGTGAAGCACGAGCGCGAGGCGCTGATGACTCCCTCCGGCGATCGGGAAGCGCTTGCCGACGCGTTCGTCCGGCTTCTCGATGACGAGTCGCTGCGAACCCGGCTGGCGACGACCGGACGCGAGCGCGCTGAGCTGTACAGCTGGACAGCCGTGACCGCCGCCGTGCTCGACGTGTACGCGGCCGTGCTCGGGCGGGTGCCTGGAGACGCATGA
- the ppdK gene encoding pyruvate, phosphate dikinase, whose amino-acid sequence MPQSVFFFGNGEAEGTRAMKAVLGGKGADLAEMTNLGVPVPQGFTIACSECIAYLRDGKYADRLRAEVEGNIARLEQATGRKLGDPGNPLLVSVRSGAPVSMPGMMETILNLGLNDRTALGLAKQSNNSRFAYDSYRRFIQMYSDVVLGVPIGDFEHLLRARRLTTAAHSDAELNEEALRNLVEEYKSRVRNATGSDFPTDPVVQLWGAIEAVWKSWTLKKARDYRKVNGIAEDLGTAVSVVAMVFGNLGDDSGTGVAFTRDPSTGEKKFYGEFLVNAQGEDVVAGIRTPLHIDEMKTLLPGAYSELLQIQDRLERHYADMQDLEFTVERGKLFLLQTRTGKRTAAAAVRIARDMVMEGLIDRTEAVKRVPPSQLDQLLHPIIDPSVRALALFTGLPASPGAVSGIAVFDPDSAESRAAAGDAVILVRDETTPEDFHGMVAARAIVTARGGMTSHAAVVARGMGKCAVVGCKEMHVDVQHRSFSANGTTISEGDWLTVDGAAGRVFSGNLPTVPSEVVQVTNGTLSSSAAPLYRSYSELLSWADDCRRLGVRANADTPRDARLARNFGAEGIGLCRTEHMFFEGDRITAMREMIVARDEGGRRRALAKLLPMQRADFEGIFEAMNGLPVTIRLLDPPLHEFLPHGGEESKLLARTLGLERHDLSRIVESLRETNPMLGHRGCRLGITFPEITEMQGRAIFEAAVRAMRRGIDVRPEIMVPLVSSVKEFDNQRAILENAAQQVLGVMGESVSYMIGTMIELPRAALTAGAIARSAEFFSFGTNDLTQTTFGLSRDDAGRFLPSYVERGIFADDPFQVLDADGVGRLMRIAIEDGRKERPALKLGLCGEHGGEPASVRLCHSMGLDYVSCSPFRVPIARLAAAHAALDH is encoded by the coding sequence ATGCCCCAGTCCGTCTTCTTCTTCGGAAACGGCGAGGCCGAAGGAACGCGCGCAATGAAAGCCGTGCTCGGCGGAAAGGGGGCAGATCTCGCCGAGATGACGAACCTTGGCGTGCCAGTGCCGCAGGGTTTCACCATCGCCTGCAGCGAGTGCATCGCCTACCTGCGGGATGGCAAGTACGCCGATCGGCTTCGCGCCGAAGTCGAAGGCAACATCGCGCGTCTGGAGCAGGCGACGGGCAGGAAGCTCGGCGATCCCGGGAATCCACTGCTCGTCTCGGTGCGTTCCGGTGCTCCCGTGTCCATGCCGGGTATGATGGAGACCATTCTCAATCTCGGGCTCAACGACCGCACCGCGCTCGGCCTGGCGAAGCAGAGCAACAATTCGCGCTTCGCGTACGATTCGTATCGTCGCTTCATCCAGATGTACTCCGACGTGGTGCTGGGTGTCCCCATCGGCGACTTCGAGCACCTCCTCCGTGCGCGCCGTCTCACGACGGCAGCGCACTCGGATGCGGAGCTGAACGAGGAGGCACTCCGCAATCTCGTCGAGGAGTACAAGTCGCGCGTCCGTAATGCCACCGGCAGCGACTTCCCCACCGATCCGGTCGTGCAGCTATGGGGCGCAATCGAAGCCGTCTGGAAATCGTGGACGCTGAAGAAGGCGCGCGATTACCGGAAGGTGAACGGCATTGCCGAAGATCTTGGCACGGCTGTGAGCGTGGTCGCGATGGTATTCGGCAATCTCGGTGATGATTCGGGAACCGGAGTGGCATTCACGCGTGATCCTTCGACCGGCGAGAAGAAGTTCTACGGCGAGTTTCTGGTGAACGCGCAGGGCGAGGACGTCGTTGCGGGCATCCGCACGCCGCTGCACATCGACGAGATGAAGACGTTGCTCCCCGGGGCCTACAGCGAGCTGCTCCAGATTCAGGATCGGCTCGAGCGCCACTACGCCGACATGCAGGACCTCGAGTTCACCGTCGAGCGCGGGAAACTGTTTCTTCTCCAGACGCGTACCGGTAAGCGCACCGCGGCTGCGGCCGTGCGCATAGCTCGTGACATGGTCATGGAGGGATTGATCGATCGTACTGAGGCGGTAAAACGTGTTCCCCCATCGCAGCTCGATCAGCTCCTGCATCCGATCATTGACCCTTCGGTGCGTGCGCTGGCGCTGTTCACCGGACTTCCCGCGAGCCCCGGCGCCGTGAGCGGCATCGCCGTATTCGATCCGGACAGCGCCGAATCGAGAGCGGCGGCGGGCGACGCCGTGATCCTTGTGCGGGACGAAACCACGCCCGAGGACTTCCACGGGATGGTCGCGGCCCGAGCAATTGTCACCGCCCGCGGAGGAATGACGAGTCATGCCGCGGTCGTCGCCCGCGGCATGGGCAAGTGCGCGGTCGTGGGATGCAAGGAGATGCACGTGGACGTCCAGCACCGCAGCTTCTCCGCCAATGGCACCACCATCAGCGAAGGAGACTGGCTGACCGTGGACGGGGCTGCCGGCCGGGTGTTCAGCGGGAACCTTCCGACCGTCCCGAGTGAAGTGGTGCAGGTGACGAACGGAACCCTTTCATCATCCGCCGCTCCGCTCTACCGCTCATATTCCGAACTGCTCAGCTGGGCGGACGACTGCCGAAGGCTCGGGGTCAGGGCGAATGCCGACACGCCGCGCGATGCCCGTCTCGCGCGCAACTTCGGTGCGGAAGGAATCGGGCTGTGCCGAACTGAGCACATGTTCTTCGAGGGCGACCGCATCACCGCGATGCGCGAGATGATCGTCGCTCGTGACGAAGGGGGACGCCGGCGCGCGCTCGCGAAACTGCTTCCGATGCAGCGGGCCGACTTCGAGGGAATCTTCGAGGCGATGAACGGACTGCCCGTCACCATCCGCCTCCTCGATCCGCCCCTCCACGAGTTCCTCCCGCACGGCGGCGAGGAGAGCAAGCTGCTCGCACGCACGCTCGGCCTGGAGAGGCACGACCTGTCGCGAATCGTCGAGTCGCTCCGCGAAACCAATCCCATGCTCGGCCACCGCGGCTGCCGACTCGGCATCACCTTCCCCGAGATCACCGAGATGCAGGGCCGTGCCATCTTCGAGGCCGCGGTGCGGGCAATGCGACGCGGAATCGACGTCCGGCCGGAGATCATGGTGCCGCTCGTATCCTCAGTAAAGGAATTCGACAACCAGCGCGCCATTCTCGAAAACGCCGCGCAACAGGTGCTGGGGGTAATGGGCGAATCGGTCAGCTACATGATCGGCACGATGATAGAGCTGCCGCGTGCGGCGCTCACCGCCGGCGCGATCGCCCGAAGCGCGGAGTTCTTCTCATTCGGGACCAACGACCTCACTCAGACCACGTTCGGCCTGAGCCGCGACGACGCGGGGCGGTTTCTTCCGTCTTATGTGGAACGCGGTATCTTTGCCGACGACCCGTTCCAGGTGCTGGACGCGGACGGGGTCGGCAGGCTCATGAGAATCGCGATCGAGGACGGAAGGAAGGAACGGCCCGCCCTGAAGCTGGGTTTATGCGGAGAACACGGAGGCGAGCCAGCCTCCGTAAGACTCTGCCATTCAATGGGACTTGATTACGTTTCGTGCTCGCCATTCCGCGTTCCGATTGCACGACTAGCCGCAGCTCATGCCGCTCTTGACCACTAG
- the purF gene encoding amidophosphoribosyltransferase — MCGIFGIHGHPNAAEISHLGLYSLQHRGQESAGIVTSNREGNARAMKTMGLVSDGLKFADVRGMEGDVAIGHTRYSTAGSSTIENAQPVLARFRDGHIALAHNGNLINATEMRRDLEAMGSIFTSTMDSEVLVHRIARSSAETPEGKLADALRDVEGAYSLVVTIGDTLLAARDPRGWRPLVMGKLGDSYVFASETCALDIVGATVIREVERGEIVAVDREGMRSSHPLPAREGRQCVFEYVYFARPDSRVFGGSVDRARRHLGRRLARECPAPGAELVFSVPDSSNSAALGFAEESKLPFELALIRNHYIGRTFIQPTQAGRDAKVKIKYNAVREVLDGRSVVMVDDSIVRGTTTRGLVAMVRAAGAREVHMRVSSSPITGPCYYGIDTPNREELIAANLGVDEIAVALGVDSLGYLSLDGMLESVPGGPDGFCHACFSGDYPTPPPTDPEKLRFGCGC, encoded by the coding sequence ATGTGCGGAATATTTGGAATTCACGGACATCCCAACGCGGCTGAGATCTCCCATCTCGGCCTCTACTCGCTGCAGCACCGCGGACAGGAATCGGCCGGGATCGTGACGTCGAACCGGGAAGGAAATGCACGGGCGATGAAAACGATGGGTCTCGTGTCGGACGGACTGAAGTTCGCCGACGTGCGCGGCATGGAGGGCGACGTAGCCATCGGCCACACGCGCTACAGCACCGCCGGCTCCTCCACGATCGAGAACGCCCAGCCGGTGCTGGCGCGATTCCGCGACGGACATATCGCACTCGCTCATAACGGCAATCTCATAAACGCTACGGAGATGCGGCGCGATCTCGAGGCGATGGGCTCGATATTCACTTCGACGATGGACTCCGAGGTGCTCGTTCACCGTATCGCGCGCTCCAGCGCCGAGACGCCCGAGGGGAAGCTCGCCGACGCGCTTCGCGACGTGGAAGGCGCCTACTCACTCGTCGTCACGATCGGCGACACGCTGCTCGCGGCGCGCGATCCGAGGGGCTGGAGGCCGCTTGTCATGGGCAAGCTCGGGGATTCGTATGTGTTCGCATCGGAGACTTGTGCGCTCGATATCGTCGGAGCGACGGTCATCCGTGAAGTCGAGCGTGGCGAGATCGTCGCGGTGGACCGCGAGGGAATGCGGTCGTCGCATCCCCTTCCCGCCCGCGAAGGCCGACAATGCGTGTTCGAGTACGTTTACTTCGCGCGCCCCGACAGCCGCGTGTTTGGCGGCTCGGTGGACCGCGCGCGCCGGCACCTTGGCCGGCGCCTTGCGCGCGAATGCCCCGCACCTGGCGCAGAGCTCGTGTTCAGCGTTCCCGATTCCTCGAACTCCGCCGCGCTGGGATTTGCCGAGGAATCAAAGTTGCCATTCGAGCTGGCTCTCATCCGTAATCACTACATCGGCCGGACATTCATTCAGCCCACTCAGGCTGGCCGTGACGCGAAGGTGAAGATCAAGTACAACGCGGTTCGCGAGGTGCTCGATGGTCGCAGCGTTGTGATGGTTGACGATTCGATCGTGCGCGGCACAACGACTCGAGGTCTGGTGGCGATGGTTCGCGCCGCCGGCGCGCGCGAGGTGCACATGCGCGTCAGCTCTTCCCCGATCACGGGTCCGTGCTACTACGGCATAGACACGCCGAATCGCGAAGAGCTGATCGCCGCAAATCTCGGAGTTGACGAGATCGCAGTCGCGCTCGGCGTAGACTCGCTCGGCTATCTGTCGCTCGACGGCATGCTCGAATCCGTGCCCGGAGGCCCCGATGGCTTCTGCCACGCATGCTTCTCGGGAGACTATCCGACTCCCCCGCCCACAGACCCGGAAAAGCTTCGTTTCGGTTGTGGCTGCTAG